From Myotis daubentonii chromosome 15, mMyoDau2.1, whole genome shotgun sequence, one genomic window encodes:
- the LOC132216479 gene encoding zinc finger protein 524-like — MDTPSPDPLPSPLPGEEEKPLALPSAVPRGRPGERPGGASSSNQTLKACPPRKRGRPPKSGQEPPLAQGVTAPVGSGHDGNDLLLIDDQGVPYTVSEGALADGPEGSGPKKTPHFCPVCLRAFPYLSDLERHSISHSELKPHECKDCGKTFKRSSHLRRHCNIHTGLRPFRCQLCPRRFREAGELAHHHRVHSGERPYQCPICRMRFTEANSLRRHAKRKHPETMGAPVCPPEPGPELPWDHEGILATEGAEEEEEEPEGKELA; from the coding sequence ATGGacacccccagcccagacccGTTGCCTTCGCCTTTGCCCGGGGAGGAAGAGAAACCTCTGGCCTTACCTTCTGCTGTCCCCCGTGGCCGCCCGGGTGAGCGTCCGGGAGGGGCCTCCTCCTCCAATCAGACGCTCAAGGCCTGCCCCCCTCGCAAACGAGGCCGCCCCCCCAAGTCAGGGCAGGAGCCCCCGCTGGCACAGGGGGTGACCGCCCCGGTGGGCAGCGGCCACGATGGCAACGACCTCCTGCTGATTGATGATCAGGGTGTGCCCTATACCGTCTCAGAAGGGGCCTTGGCGGACGGGCCTGAGGGCTCGGGCCCCAAGAAGACCCCGCACTTCTGCCCGGTGTGCCTGCGGGCCTTCCCCTACCTCTCGGACCTGGAGCGCCATAGCATCTCGCACTCCGAGCTGAAGCCACACGAGTGCAAGGACTGCGGCAAGACCTTCAAGCGGTCCAGCCACCTGCGGCGGCACTGCAACATCCACACCGGCCTGCGGCCCTTCcgctgccagctctgcccccgcCGCTTCCGTGAGGCTGGCGAGCTGGCCCACCACCACCGCGTCCACTCCGGGGAGCGCCCCTACCAGTGCCCCATCTGCCGGATGCGCTTCACAGAGGCCAACTCGCTCAGGCGCCATGCCAAACGCAAGCACCCCGAGACCATGGGAGCCCCCGTGTGTCCCCCAGAACCAGGGCCTGAGCTACCATGGGACCACGAGGGCATCCTGGCCACAGAAGGGgccgaggaagaggaggaggagccggaGGGAAAAGAGCTGGCCTGA